The Scylla paramamosain isolate STU-SP2022 chromosome 18, ASM3559412v1, whole genome shotgun sequence genomic interval GGGAAAAAAGCGAAAAACACATttgaagggaagggatgtgTGGCCGGCAGGGTGCAGTTAGACTCCTCCATCTTAGACACAGACGAGATGGCTCTGCTCTCTGCACGACTCGCCTCCTCCTTGGCGCGCCAGCTGCCCAGGACAACCTCCCAGGTAATGCCACAAAGCACAGATGCCTCACGTTCTGTCCTGACTATTGGGGAATTATATTAAGGGAGAAATTAGGAATATTAAGGTTTTTCGTTATACTCTTGTGAGCCGGCTGATGTGATGTGACCTGCCTTCCTACCCCCGGTCAGCTGTTTTCCGGCCGGTCTGTCCATGTCCcgatgtgtgtatgaatgtgctGCTGGTGCATTGCTTTGTGTGTTAGCTTGACTagcagggtgagagagaggaatggcgTGATGTTCAGATGTTAAGTGTGTTGGTGACGGGACTATTGACTTGGGGGTAAGATTACAAAGCGACCGGTTGGGTTGTGATGCATGCGAATGTGCTGGTGGTGCCTTGTTTTGTGTGCTGTGTTGACCGGCTTTGTGTGAGAGAGGACTGATGCGGTGTTGGAGTGTTAAGTGTATTACTGGGAGTATTGGCTTGTCCAGTGAATATGTGACCGGTTGGTTACATGGTGAACTGGTGGTGCTTGTACTGGTGAGATCTTGTATTGTATGCTGTGTTGACTGcctggtggtgagagaggaatGTGTGTTAATGTTTCGTTGTATTGGTGATAACAATATTGGCTTGTCGCGGGAACATTACTGCGACCGGCTAGGTGGTGATGCCCGTTCTGGCGTATACATCTAATACAGTTGGTGTTATTTGGGACTAATGGAATGACCTTATCAGTTTCTAGATACTGACATTTTATTTCCCGGTAaaataagatattttttttttccagttatgATCTGCACAGTGAAGGGATCAGTTGCAAAATTGATGAACTAAATGAATCTAAAATGTAATCAGATGTTGCCCTCAGGTGAAAATTCCTGTGTTAGTTTAGCATTGTCTTTGCTatgtgttgtgtgatgtggctggagagagttggtggtggtggtggtgatggaagtgttttgtgtgtgtgtgtgcgtgtgttatgTGCAGTAATGGTTGTAGGGAGGTGATCCACTGACTGGTTTGGATATTTGCCCACTTATTTAACCCTGCTGATTTCCTGTAGGATCAACAGGTAAAATGGATCATTGCTATACTTCGGAAGTTTCTTGGTTGTAAGAACAAATGCAGTCAATGAATTCAAAGTAACATAGTGTAATCATGTTATTTTAGTTAAGAGGGATGAATGTAGGAGAATTGGGCAGTTATATGCTGTGGGTACAAGATGATCCCATGGAAAAATGGAAGGTATAGAAGTATTTTTAAAGTGCGAGATGGGAAGAGAGTTTGAGATATATAGACTGTGTACCCTCCTCAGGTTGCCAAGCTCTTGCCTGCGGCCTCCATCGTATCCCGCAAGCTCTCCACCAGCAATGTCGTGGCGTCGGCTGAGGTCTCCACCATCCTGGAGGAGCGCATCCTGGGTGAGTCCTCCCTTAGGTTGTCTTTTGCTCTTGGTACATTctcttgttaattttttcacttctcttGGATGATATGAAGAGTATTAGGATGTCTCTGGAATTGGATTGGAACTTCCTAAGTGTTTGTGAGTGGTATTTATgactattattatattttcatcttcatgtcctttgtaagtaaaaaaaaaaaaacaattttttgcATTCCAGAGCATAGATGAAAATTCTTGCACATCACAGTCTTTCTAAGCTATTTGAATTAGTTATTGAATCAAAAGTTTCCAACATAAATTAAATTCTACGTGAGGATACTAGATATATATAGCAAGTCAATTCTTTGCTCAAATTTTCATAAGTTTTTGTGAGGCTGTGAGGAAGATTAAAAGCAGAGTAATGAACCAACTCCTGCTTAGTGATTTATACCAGCTGGATAGTGCATTGGAGTCAGTCAGAATACATCAGGAAACAAATGTATGGTGAGCGATTGGCTTGTAACTGTGAATACCCAACAGGTGCTGCTCCCAAGGCCAACCTGGAGGAGACTGGTCGTGTACTGAGCATTGGTGATGGTATCGCCCGTGTCTATGGCCTCAAGAACATCCAGGCTGAGGAGATGGTGGAGTTCTCCTCGGGGCTCAAAGGTGAAATAACCTCTATTTTTTACTTGTGGTTCATGACATGTGTGCATCCTACTTAGTGGTGGCATTGGCATCTGGAGCTGTAATGTTATGTAATTTGAggttttattatcatcattgtttctttgccttttatttatttatttatttatttatttatttatttttagttttgttagtgttgtcaTTTGGAGCTGCTGTATTATGTTAGCATTCCATTTCCTGACCACTGTATCTTGTCTTTCTATGGATAGCTGCAGTATTGTTTTATTCTTGGTGTTGTGGAGTTGCAGTATTACACAGACCATATtttctacttctatttttttatgaggGGCTGTAACATTTTGAGAATTCTGCTTTGTGACCATCATATCTTGTTCAGGCATTTTGGAAAAGTTAaagtaattttctcattttgaGCTTTAGTATTGTATAAACATTCTGTCCGATCAATGGTTCTTTTCATCACTCCCGTCTTGAGCTCAAACATATTGGACAAGTTAGAAAGTGATCATTTTGTGTTCTCTTATCCTGAGCTGTAATATAGAACCATTCTCTGATCcatgtttcttttcatctcagCCACCTGGAGCCACACCATTCACTGTTGAGTTTGGTTAATGAGACTCATGGTATATGTCCATATTCAGAAATCCTTTGCACTCAACAAGACtattttttaaaggccacagatgatatACTGGGTTCTCTGTTGATCatgtagaaatcctgttaatctgtcaatagaatCGTAAAATCCCCTTAAAAACCAGGTAAATTCAAAGTAGCAGAGCtgtgggcagaagtgtttcagaatatgggcatAATACAAATTGCTTCCCTCAGGTATGGCTTTGGAACCAGACACAACCTGGAGCCATAACATTCATTGCTGAGTTATGACATTGAGACTGTCACAACATATACAGTCACAACATAATACAATTGTTTCCTGTAGGTATGGCTCTGAACTTGGAACCTGACaatgttggtgttgtggtgttcgGTAATGACAAGCTGATCCGAGAGGGTGACATTGTGAAGCGTACTGGAGCCATTGTGGATGTGCCAGTCGGTGAGGCCATCCTGGGCCGTGTGGTGGATGCTCTCGGCAACACTATTGACGGCAAGGGACCCATCACTGGCGGCCAGAGGTAGGTGACAAGGTTGCTTTCCTTTCAGGGATGCATTCCTTGGAATTCTTAAGCTTAGTGTGTGATTGATgaagtatcttttttttatttgtttatttattattttatcttatttattttgtgtgtggcTAGGATAAACTCTAATTGACACTTTCAGGAAGAACGCCTTGAACAACTATGTATATTACAGTTTTTTGGTTTTGTGATTATATTGAATTCTATTTTCTTACTGTGCCTAGGGTAGACTTTTAATTGATAGTCTTGGTAAGAAGAGTAGtcatatattactttttttggcATTGTGATTGTATTGATATCTTTTCCTTAGTGGGGTTAAGTTAGACATGTGTTAGTCTTGGTGGAAAGAGTAGCTACTTGTATATTACAGTTTTTGGCATTGATTGTGTTGACATTCCCCTTAGTGTGGTTAGGGTACACTCAAATCTTAGTAGGAAGAGtaacggtattacaaatttctCAGTGTGGTTAGGATGTGCTCAAGTCTCACCAGGAAGAGCAGCAATATTACACAGTTTTGGGCAAGGCAAACAATGTGGTCTGTGCCGGCAGGGCTCGTGTGGGAGTGAAGGCCCCCGGCATCATCCCCCGCATCTCTGTGAGGGAGCCCATGCAGACTGGCATCAAGGCTGTGGACTCACTTGTGCCCATTGGCCGTGGACAGCGTGAACTGATCATTGGAGATCGTCAGACTGGCAAGACTGCCATTGCCATCGACACAATCATCAACCAGAAGCGTTTCAACGATGGTgccgaggagaagaagaagctgTATTGTATCTATGTTGCTATTGGACAGAAGAGGTCAACTGTTGCCCAGATCGTGAAGAGGCTGACTGATGCTGGTGAGTCTTGTATGCTCTCTTTTTAAACTGGAGTTTGAGTCTTTTACTTTGGTATAGTATGTTTGACATTTGCTGCTGTTGTCTGTTGGCATCTGCTTGTAACTTGTATATGCACATCATAATGTGTTATAAGTTTCTTGAGGAGATTGTGATGGAATCTCTTGTAACCTTTAAACTAGTGTGAAGATTTTCCCACTACAAGTACCCTTTTCCTGCATGCAAGAAGTGGTGCTGAAGAAAAGTGAAGCATGATGTTTGAACACTGCCTTCTCATCAAGAATGGATGCACCAATGAGCCATCGCATTGCCTCATGGATGCTGATGTTCGCAGCGGTGCTAGAGCAAAAAGAAGAATTTTCGTGTTCCCATGACACTTGTCATTCTGCGAAATTTTTCGTAcagtttgtgtgcatgtgtgttttgtgtgcatAAAATATAATCTATTGGTGGACTAATGATGTGTGCTCTTTTCCAGATGCCATGAAGTACACCATTGTGGTGTCTGCCACTGCCTCTGATGCTGCTCCCCTGCAGTATCTGGCTCCCTATGCCGGCTGTGCCATGGGAGAGTACTTCCGTGACAACGGCAAGCACGCCCTCATCATCTATGACGATCTGTCCAAGCAGGCTGTGGCCTACCGTCAGATGTCCCTGCTGCTGCGTCGTCCCCCTGGCCGTGAGGCTTACCCTGGTGATGTGTTCTACCTCCACTCCCGTCTGCTTGAGCGTGCTGCCAAAATGAATGACACCAATGGTGGCGGCTCTCTCACTGCTCTGCCCGTCATTGAGACCCAGGCCGGTGACGTGTCTGCGTACATCCCCACCAATGTGATCTCCATCACTGATGGACAGATCTTCTTGGAGACTGAGCTGTTCTACAAGGGTATTCGTCCTGCCATCAACGTGGGTCTGTCTGTGTCTCGTGTAGGCTCAGCTGCCCAGACCAAGGCCATGAAGCAGGTATTGGAATGGTCTTTGTTGTGTTCACTGGCTAAAGGAGCTTCTGATGAGGATAAAAAGACGAGTTTCTTGCTACAAAGCTTAACCATGACCTTGTTTGCTCCTTCAGGTTGCCGGCTCCATGAAGCTGGAATTGGCCCAGTACCGTGAGGTGGCTGCCTTTGCCCAGTTTGGCTCTGACCTTGACGCTTCCACCCAGCAGCTGCTGAACCGTGGTGTGCGCCTCACAGAGCTGCTCAAGCAGGGACAGTATGGTGagtaatctttttattttttttatttgtgccttAAATAAGGTAAGCTTTATAAGTAAAATACTGGTTAATATAGTTAAAGAATGGAAGATCTGTGACATGAGAAGATTTGGACTAATACACTGAAAATGGAATAAGATACACCAGTGAAGAGTGATTGTGTGGTATTTAATGAGTTATCTGAGAGGGGCATTTGGAATGACATGATGGAAGGATGAGAGCATTGAAAATGAGGTGTGTTAAGAGAATCTGTGCAAATGGAGTGATGAAATTGGTGAAAAAGAACACACTGAGATGGCATGGCCATtttgagagaatgaagacaatAAGTTTACAAGGGAAGTGtgagagaagataaagaggaaggccacttggaagatggaaggataaGGTAAAGGAGTAAAAGGTACTGATAGAGGCAGAGTACCTGAATAAGCGGATGGGGAGAGCTTGAAGTGGTTCTGTTGTGGCTGTCCTCTTTTGGGATGACCCTGGAGAGAGTTAAGGTGTTAGGTATGAATGCATAGTCAGATGTGTTGAACTGAGCTAGTAAAGATAACATACAGCTTTTACCTTTTTAAAGCTTCCTCTCAGCATGATTCATGTAACCATTAAGGAATTTCACTTTAATGTAGAACAGCTCTGAAGCTAATGGTATTAATTTTCTAGTGCCTATGGCCATTGAGGAGCAAGTGGCAGTCATTTACTGTGGTGTGCGTGGCCACCTGGACAAGCTTGACCCCTCCAAGATCACCAAGTTTGAGCAAGAGTTTATGGCCATGATCAAGACCAGCCACCAGGATGTCCTCAACACCATTGCCAAGGAGGGACACATCACCCCAGAGACTGATGCTAAATTGAAGAAGATCGTGATAGACTTCATGGCCACCTTCCAGGCTTAAGCTTATTTATGGAGAGGTTGTCTGTTAAGAGATGGCAGGAGATCCACGTGTTCCCTCAAAATGAGAGAATGGACTCTATTTTCCCATGCAGTGTCTGGAAGTGCTCGATACAGGGGAATGTCTTTATTTCCTGATGTATATATTTAAGCCAATGTCAATAATTCAGAGGATCAGCTCTGAACGCCCTTCTCCCTTtacatttccatattttttaattattatggAGGTAGCCACATTGTATATAGAAAGTTTATTGTCCCAGAAATCTATGCCTGAGTttaaaagtaattgtaataaaGTGGAAAATTGTGTAGAGGTTCTccataataaataaagggaCCTTTTTTACTGGGGTATCTTTTACTTGTTACTTTCAGTAGACCAGTGAACATGGGAATGGTACAGTATTGTGAGCAAAGGATCATGGTTATTATTGACATAATGGACATGCCCACTatgtttatatttattacaTCTTTTTGATATcacattttaattattttcttggcATATAGCAGAAGAGCATTCTGCAGTAACCAATGCCAGTATGGTCAATCTCATTATGGAGGCTTGGTTGGTTGGCCCCTGCCTGTGGTGGTGCAAGCAGATATTTAGTGACATGCAGTCTCATGCCACATCCTAGACCCTGTTGATGCATTAGCTGTCAGGATGTGGCCGATGGGAAGCATGTGGGTATTCTTTGGTTACTCTGCTTTAgcttattggaaaaaaaaaaaaaaattctgacaaGACTCAAAACTGATCCTTGGTATCACCATTTCTGAGCACTGACCACAGGCTGCTACAAACATTTTTAGATTTACTTAATACTTCTTGACTTGAATGCTGACCAAACAGGCATCAAGTGTTTTATTTTGGAAGGTATGCATTTGAACCTATTTACAATCCATCAGTATTCCTTTTAAGTCTTGAAAAATTATTTACAAGTAATAATATATGTCTTAAAGTCAGGCCTGAACTATCTATTACTTAATACAGGGTTAAGTAATGATAGATTTAAGCTGACCCTACATGATCACTATTATTGTGCAATATTGTATTGTACAATATTACTGACAGTGAAGGGGTAGTATTGAAAAATGACACAATATACTGAAGACCTCAAAAAGCTTTTGTGTAGGGGAAACAAATATTGCACAATAAAAAATGAGTCATTATATTGTGTCAATAATACTGATTGTGTAGGGTCCACTTTACAGCAAGGTAGTGGAGTTTAGTTTGAATTGCTGGTCTTACTATAATCTACTTGCCTATTATATTAGTGTTGGGGCCTGGTGGCTCTTTGATATGTACAATACAATGCTTGCCTTTGCCAGAAGGGGGTGCAAGTTTGATTTGCCTCGCTGCAGCTTTGTAATGAGATGAAAATGCCCTTGTCACCCTGGCACTTGAGATTTCTGTGGTTCAGTGTTTACCTCACAGCTGAAGAAATTTAGTTATCTTGCTTGGGGAATAATACGGTATTTTATGATGGGGCTGTCGTTTAAATGTGCCACTTTGTTGTCTCAGCTTctgcagtatgtgtgtgtgggtggcagCTGATGGGTTAAATGAGTTTGATAGTGTTTATATGGTATCTACAGGAAACTGTACTTAAGTCATAAAGTTTGACTTTTGTGTAACTGCTGCAGTGACATGAGTGTTTTGGGTAACTGCTGC includes:
- the LOC135109385 gene encoding ATP synthase subunit alpha, mitochondrial, with amino-acid sequence MALLSARLASSLARQLPRTTSQVAKLLPAASIVSRKLSTSNVVASAEVSTILEERILGAAPKANLEETGRVLSIGDGIARVYGLKNIQAEEMVEFSSGLKGMALNLEPDNVGVVVFGNDKLIREGDIVKRTGAIVDVPVGEAILGRVVDALGNTIDGKGPITGGQRARVGVKAPGIIPRISVREPMQTGIKAVDSLVPIGRGQRELIIGDRQTGKTAIAIDTIINQKRFNDGAEEKKKLYCIYVAIGQKRSTVAQIVKRLTDADAMKYTIVVSATASDAAPLQYLAPYAGCAMGEYFRDNGKHALIIYDDLSKQAVAYRQMSLLLRRPPGREAYPGDVFYLHSRLLERAAKMNDTNGGGSLTALPVIETQAGDVSAYIPTNVISITDGQIFLETELFYKGIRPAINVGLSVSRVGSAAQTKAMKQVAGSMKLELAQYREVAAFAQFGSDLDASTQQLLNRGVRLTELLKQGQYVPMAIEEQVAVIYCGVRGHLDKLDPSKITKFEQEFMAMIKTSHQDVLNTIAKEGHITPETDAKLKKIVIDFMATFQA